From the Anaerolineales bacterium genome, one window contains:
- a CDS encoding DNA cytosine methyltransferase, with translation MRWLLALIGRIKNLLLVRKPLIAIDVFSGAGGMTLGLKQAGFRVIAAVEVDQLAVDTYRVNHPEVEVWQQDVRQVSGEDILKALKLREGELDVLAGCPPCQGFSSIRTLNGKKRPRDERNDLIFDFLRLVEELKPKVVLLENVPALAKKERLVRFTRSLRKLGYTFSGTPMILNTADFGVPQRRRRMIFIGSRVGEIKMPEKEVEAVTVRASIGDLPLPGESGDPLHDIKEQRAPHTVKMIKKVPRDGGSRSDLPEEYHLPCHKKSPNGFKDVYGRMSWDNVAPTITSGCNNPSKGRFLHPTQHRAITLREAAIFQSFPKDYYFSLEKGKNGAAIMIGNALPPKFVQKQAVAIKDAIRASRTL, from the coding sequence ATGCGTTGGCTTTTAGCTTTGATAGGTAGAATAAAAAATTTACTCTTAGTCAGAAAGCCGCTCATTGCGATTGATGTTTTTTCAGGAGCGGGCGGAATGACTCTGGGTCTGAAACAAGCAGGCTTTAGAGTTATTGCTGCTGTTGAAGTTGATCAATTGGCAGTAGATACTTACAGAGTTAATCACCCCGAAGTTGAAGTCTGGCAGCAGGATGTCCGGCAAGTTAGCGGTGAAGATATCCTGAAAGCTTTAAAATTGCGGGAAGGGGAATTAGATGTTTTGGCGGGTTGTCCCCCTTGCCAAGGGTTTTCATCTATAAGGACGCTAAACGGCAAGAAAAGACCGCGTGATGAACGCAATGATCTTATTTTTGATTTTCTAAGACTTGTTGAGGAATTGAAACCAAAAGTGGTCTTGTTGGAAAATGTTCCTGCACTTGCTAAAAAAGAAAGATTGGTAAGGTTCACTCGGAGTCTGCGGAAGCTCGGTTATACCTTTAGTGGAACACCGATGATCCTTAACACCGCAGACTTTGGAGTTCCACAGCGTCGCAGAAGAATGATTTTCATTGGTAGCAGGGTGGGTGAAATAAAAATGCCTGAAAAGGAAGTGGAAGCAGTTACTGTACGGGCAAGTATTGGCGATTTGCCTCTACCGGGTGAAAGTGGAGATCCGCTGCACGATATAAAAGAACAGCGCGCTCCACACACCGTGAAAATGATAAAAAAAGTTCCAAGAGATGGAGGGAGTCGGTCAGATTTACCTGAGGAGTATCATTTGCCTTGTCACAAAAAATCTCCTAATGGATTCAAGGATGTCTACGGGCGAATGTCTTGGGATAACGTGGCCCCAACTATTACGAGTGGATGCAATAACCCATCCAAAGGCCGCTTCCTCCACCCAACACAACATAGGGCAATAACATTGCGTGAAGCAGCTATTTTTCAATCTTTCCCGAAGGATTATTATTTTTCTCTCGAAAAAGGTAAGAACGGTGCTGCTATTATGATTGGTAATGCCTTGCCCCCTAAATTCGTTCAGAAGCAAGCTGTTGCAATTAAAGATGCTATACGTGCTTCCCGAACTTTGTAA